GGCAAACAATGCGTGGCGCCGTGCTTGAAAGTCTGTTTGGGTTAACATGAGATTTCCCTAGTGGTATTTAGGAAAAATTTTAACATGTATCATTGATCATTTCGAGCAGAAAATTTATAGTGGGTCAAGAGGGAGAAATTACATCATGAAAAAAGCATTGGAATCCATCACCGTTAAGCTGCTCGGCAAACAATACACCATTCGTTGTCCTCAAGAAGAAGCTGAGATGCTGCAGCAATGTGCTGTCCAGCTAGACAAACAAATGCAGGCAGTGCAACAAACCAATAAAATTGCGGGTAATGAACAAATCGCCATTGTCGCCGCGCTCAATGTGGTTGGAGAATCATTGCAGCAACAACAACTTCACAAGCAACAACGCATTCGCACAAAACAACGGATTCATGCCCTAAAGCGTCGCATTACCGATTGTTTATCACCACAAGCGCAAATGCCACTAGAAACGCCCGATGAAGTACTCGACTGACCGCGCCACATTACGCGCCAATCTAAAAGCCGCTCGCGCAGGATTATCTTCCACATTCCGTGCGGCGTGCGCAGATAAATTGTCTCAACAACTAATCACGCTACCCAGTATACGCGAAGCAACAAATATTGCCGTTTATCATGCTATACAGACTGAAATGAATTTAATGCCCTTCATCCGTGCCTGCTGGCAAACTGAAAAACACTGTTATCTCCCGGTGATATTACCTGAAACGCTAAAATTTTCACGTTATACCGAACACACGCCGCTGCAAAAAAGCACATGGCATGTACCAGAGCCTATTTGTACTGCCGAACAACAATACGATGCAGACAGTATGGATGTTATTTGCATCCCTTTAGTTGGCTTTGATGCGCAGGCTAATCGTTTAGGACAAGGCGCGGGGCATTATGATCGCGCGCTGGCATTCACCCGTGACGCTGAAAAAAAACCTTTGCTCATTGGCATTGCTTACGAGTGCCAGCGTGTCGCACAATTACCCGTAGAACCCTGGGATATCCCCATGGATATGGTGATCACAGAAGAACGCGTATATGATGTTCGCTGAACGAAAGGAGTATCTATGCAATATTGGCTAATGAAATCCGAACCCGATGTGTTTGGCATCGATGATTTACGTACAAACCCCGATCAGACTGAACCCTGGGATGGTGTCCGCAACTACCAAGCACGCAATATGATGCGCGATGAGATGAAATCCGGCGATTTAGCCTTGTTTTATCATTCCAATTGCAAACCACCTGGCATAGCTGGCGTCATGAAAATTGTCAAAACCAGCTACCCTGATCACACCTCATGGGATCCGGAAAGCAAATACTTCGATCCTAAAAGCACGATTGATGCACCGCGATGGTTTATGGTTGACGTTAAATTTGAAGAAGCATTTTCTGAACTTATCCCATTAAACACACTCAAAACTATTCCCGCATTACACGAAATGAAAATTTTGCAAAAGGGTAATCGTTTATCCATCACCCCAGTCACGCCAAAGGAATGGGCGGCCATTATCAAATTAGCGCACGCATGAAAAACCCCACAACCATCACCGTCCGGCGCATGCAGTTTAATTTAGACGAAAGCATGCCGAAATATTGGAATGACAACGATCCCTTTAAAACCCATTTGTTTAATGCGATTTCCATGTTACTACCGCCGGGCGAACGATTTTTTATTCGGTGTTTACGCGAGAATCTGCCTTATTTAAAGCAGGATGATAACACCGCCGTCATTCCGGCCTTGAGCCGGAATCCCCATCAAACAACCGGTGAACATCAAGAGACCCCAAATCCAGCCCGGGGTGACAAAGCAGCGCTCATCGACGATGTGAGAAAATTCATGGGACAAGAGGGCTGCCACGATCATCAACACGTACTTTACAATAATATTTTACGTGCCCAAGGATTTAATGTTTCTCGCTTAGAAAACATTATCAGCAATCATTTGGCCCTTGCGAGTAAAATTAGCTCGCGCAAATCTCGCATGGCATTAACAGTCGCCTTTGAACATTTCACCACAATATTGGCACATGCACTACTTAGCGAAGAAAGCTGGCTGCACAACGCACACCCCGCCTATGCAACATTGTGGCGATGGCATGCCATCGAAGAGATCGAACACAAAGCAGTAACCTTTGATGTATACCAGGCAATAAAGGGAGGTTATTTTACGCGTATTCGAGAAGTTTTCTTTGGCACAATCATTTTGTGTTATCACATCACTGCATACACCTGCTACTTTCTTTTCAAGGATAAATTATTTTTCAAACCCAAAGTATGGTGGCGAGGATTAAAATTTTTATGGGGAAAATCTGGTGTATTTTGGAAAATATTACCAATGTACTTTAGTTTTTATCGCCCCAGTTATCATCCGTGGCAGCATGATAACAGCGCGTTAACCAAACAGTGGGAAAAAGACCTATTTATGTCCCAGGTGAAGAGCGACAATCCCCCCACTTAAATTATGATATTCCGCTTTTTCAAAGCCCGCTTTTTTCATCATGTCTAATAAGGTTTCTTGGTCCGGGTGCATTCGAATAGATTCTGCTAGATAACGATAACTCTCAGCGTCATTACAAATGAGCTTTCCCATCAACGGTAAGGCTTTAAATGAATAGAAATCATAAATGGGTTTCAGCCCAGGTAATACCGGCTTAGAAAATTCTAAAATTAACAAGCGCCCGCCCGGTTTCACCACACGATACATTTCATTCAAGGCTTGTTGTTTGTCCGTCACATTACGTAAACCGAAACCAATGCTCACACAATTAAAGTGATTATCCGGGAAGGGGATATGCTCCGCATTAATTTGACTAAAGGTGATGTTGCCGTGCAAACCCTCATTCAATAAACGATCGCGACCTTCTTGCAACATGCTCGCATTGATGTCAGACAAAACCACGCGTCCCGAGTCACCCACTTTTTTTGCGAACTGTTTACTAAGATCACCCGTACCGCCAGCCAGGTCCAACACATGATGTCCAGATCGCACCGCACTCAAGGTGATCGCTGCACGCTTCCATAAACGGTGCACGCCAAATGACATCAAGTCATTCATCACATCGTATTTACTGGCAACAGAATGAAACACATCGGCCACACGGCGCGTTTTTTCTTTCTTGCTGACTTTTTCATAACCAAAATCAGTGAAGTCATTTTGTGAGGGCATCATGGCATCCAAGGTTTGTTTCGGAAATCGTGCCCACATGGTGCCAGATTATGCTAAACTGCGCCACTCATATTATCCTGAAGGAGTCATTAATGCAGTGGAATAACCCTAGTATTCGCCGAATGGTCATCTTATTAGGACCCTTGGTTGCCAGTGTCGCACTCAGCATGGATGTCTTTCTGCCAGCTGTACCCAAGATCAAACATGTCCTTGCCGCACAACAAACCCAAGTGCAAATGACCTTGAGTTTATTTCTGTTTGTTTCAGGCCTTGGCCAGTTATTTATTGGTCCGATGTCTGATGCACGGGGCCGTCGCCGTATTTTATTAGTGGGCTTAGTAATCTTTTGCATTGGTTCTCTGTGTTGTGCTGCATCACAAACCATTCATCAACTCATTGCTGCACGTGTATTAGCAGCGATCGGTGGTTGTACCATGACGGTTGTCAGCTTTGCGATTATTCGTGATTTATTCGATGGTGAA
This sequence is a window from marine bacterium B5-7. Protein-coding genes within it:
- a CDS encoding 5-formyltetrahydrofolate cyclo-ligase, which gives rise to MKYSTDRATLRANLKAARAGLSSTFRAACADKLSQQLITLPSIREATNIAVYHAIQTEMNLMPFIRACWQTEKHCYLPVILPETLKFSRYTEHTPLQKSTWHVPEPICTAEQQYDADSMDVICIPLVGFDAQANRLGQGAGHYDRALAFTRDAEKKPLLIGIAYECQRVAQLPVEPWDIPMDMVITEERVYDVR
- a CDS encoding DUF55 domain-containing protein; protein product: MQYWLMKSEPDVFGIDDLRTNPDQTEPWDGVRNYQARNMMRDEMKSGDLALFYHSNCKPPGIAGVMKIVKTSYPDHTSWDPESKYFDPKSTIDAPRWFMVDVKFEEAFSELIPLNTLKTIPALHEMKILQKGNRLSITPVTPKEWAAIIKLAHA
- the ubiE gene encoding ubiquinone/menaquinone biosynthesis C-methyltransferase UbiE — protein: MWARFPKQTLDAMMPSQNDFTDFGYEKVSKKEKTRRVADVFHSVASKYDVMNDLMSFGVHRLWKRAAITLSAVRSGHHVLDLAGGTGDLSKQFAKKVGDSGRVVLSDINASMLQEGRDRLLNEGLHGNITFSQINAEHIPFPDNHFNCVSIGFGLRNVTDKQQALNEMYRVVKPGGRLLILEFSKPVLPGLKPIYDFYSFKALPLMGKLICNDAESYRYLAESIRMHPDQETLLDMMKKAGFEKAEYHNLSGGIVALHLGHK